Genomic segment of Gloeocapsa sp. PCC 7428:
AAAAAAGTCTTGGATGAGCGATTAGCTGTTAGCTTTTAGCTAATTACCTGAATTTATGTATTTTAGTAAACATTATGACTCAAGTTGTCATTGTCGGGGCAGGTCCTGCGGGTGCAACGCTAGCACTTCTATTGGTAAAACGCGGTATTCGTGTCACATTAATTGAAGCATCGCGCAACTTTCGGCGGATTTTTCGGGGTGAAGGGTTAATGCCTAGTGGTTTGGATGCGCTTGAACAAATGGAGTTGTTACCCATTTTAGAACGCATTCCGCATCAACCTTTAGATGCTTGGGAGATTATTATTAATAAGCGATCGCTTTTCCGCGTTGATGAACCGATAGAACCTGGTGGTAAGCCTTGTACATTGGTTTCGCAGCCAGCTTTGCTAGAAGCGCTTATTGATGCAGCTAGCCGTTATTCTCATTTTGAGTTTATACAGGCGACGGCGGTACAAGATTTATTGTGGAATCAACGAGTTAGCGGTGTAAAACTGAGTGATGGACGCTACATTAATGCAGATTTAGTGATTGGCACCGACGGGCGCAATTCGATTGTACGGCAACGTGCAAACTTAGCTTTAGAGCAACAATCGCACAGCTTTGATATTTTATGGTTTAAATTAGCCGATAGTCCGCGTTTTGCGTCGGAGAATATCTTTTATTCGATTGTGTGCGATCGCTATGCATTTGGATTGTTTCGCGGTTCGGAAGGAGATCTCCACTTAGGTTGGACACTTCCTAAAGATTTTCCGCGAGATTGGAAATTAGTTGATAATTGGGCTGAAATCTTTGCTTCTGCATCACCAGCATGGCTAGCCGAACATTTTCGCGAGTCAGCAGCGACAATTGAGCGACCTGTGTTATTATCCGTCGTTGTGGGGCGGTGTCCGCGTTGGTATCAACCAGGTGTATTGCTACTAGGCGACGCGGCGCATCCGATGTCACCAATTCGCGCCCAAGGTATCAATATGGCGTTGCGCGATGCGATCGCTGCGGCAAATTATTTAGTTCCTTGCTTGTCTCAAGGTGACACTGCGGAAATTGATGCCGTATTACCGCGTATTCAGTCTCAACGAGAGCCTGAGATAATTAAAGCACAACGATTGCAAAGCCAAGAAGCGGCGCAAGCTGAACTTTTAGAAAATAGCGCCATCCTCCGCTGGGGCGCAAGTGTGTTCGCACCTTTAATTCGCATTCCGGTAAAACTGTCTTGGTTGCATCGACAGCGCGAGTTACGCCAAGGAGTAACGCCGATTAAACTTACAGTCTAAAAGCGATCGCCTTTGCGTCATTAATTCTGTCTCAGTACCTATAGAAGAAAATCTTTGCTTTTGGTGAGATATAGAGTAGAAGCAGGCTATACCAATAGCTGATAATCAGGAGGAAATACTTTGCTGCACGATCCATCATCTACTCAAGTTGAAGTAGAGGCGTTGTCTACAACTTCCCCGCTACTTGCATTATTAGAAGAAAACAACACTCACCAGCTAACAGAGTTACTCGCTAACCAGCAACCAGCAGAAATTGCCCGTCAAATTGCTGCATTACCATCACATCTGCAAAATCAAATCTTTTACTTACTCCCTAGAAGTCAAGCGATCGCAGTTTATCAACTCCTTGATAGTAAAGTACAGCAACAATTACAAGCAGACTTTCAAAAACATAGCGAATATAACATTATCAAAAACCTTTCACTAGAAGACAAAAAACAGTTGTTTCAATTTTTATATTTACAAAGTCCTCATCTTGAAGTTTCAGAAAATCAAGAAAGTAATTATTTTCCAAGTAATCCTTTCGCTGTGACTCGCCGCAGAATCGGTTGGTTATTTGTCTTACTCATCACAAATACAATCACCGCAGCCGTGATTGAAAGTCAAGAAGATGTATTGCAAAAAGTTGTTGTTTTAGCTATTTTTATTCCCTTACTTCTCGCTAGCGGTGGCAATGTGAGTATCCAAGCTGCAACGGTAGTCGTACGCGGGCTAAACTCAGATCGGGCTACTCAAAATCGGTTACTACCTGTCTTGGGTAGAGAAGCGATCGCAGGAATATTACTTGGGGCAATGATGGGGTTAATTGTGGTTGGAGAAGCTTTACTTTTACAGAATAATCCTACTGTAGCGATCGTGGTAGGAGTAAGTTTATTTACTATCTCTATTATTGGCACCATCTCCGGTGCTACTTTACCCTTTTTGTTTCAATTTCTCGGCTTCGATCCTGCTTTGATGTCTGCACCTCTCAGCGCTACGATTGTCGATGTTTTAGGTATATTAATTTACCTTTACACTGCACGAGCTTTTTTGCATATATAGCATAAATTCATGCAATTTTACTTCATGTTGTCACGTTCATTAAATTTTCTATTAAGATTTTACTACCAATAGCAATTAAGATACCACCACCAACAATTTCAATCTTGTTATGAAAAAGATTGCCAAATTTATTACCAATAAATACTCCAAAGAATGTTAACCAAAAAGTAATAAATCCGATCGCAGTGATAATTGTAAAAATAGAATCTTTTAACAATGCAAAACCTAAACCTACAGCTAAAGCATCAATACTTGTACCAATAGCTAAGGCTAACAAAGTAGAGTTACATAAAGGATTAAATTCTTTTTCTTCATCTTCTTGGCACGATTCATAAATCATTTTTGCGCCAAGTAAACAGAGAATACTAAAAGCTACCCAGTGACTAATTGCTGCTAGCAGAGTTCTTAAGCTGATTCCTGCCATCCACCCAATTAATGGCATGATAGCTTGAAAGCCTCCGAAAAAGATCGCAATTTTTAAAGCTTTGCGAACCTTGACATTTTTGATTTTTAAACCACTAGCAACTGAAACTGCAAAGGCATCTGCTGCTAATCCCAAAGCTAAAATCAGAGTAGCCGTTGGTTGCATTTATCTTATACACTTAATTCATTCCTCTATAGTTTTACCTGAATTCTCATTAAAATTCTATGGATTTTTTTCATATTCAATTCATTGTTAATTCATATTTCTCTCATAATTTAAAATTCATACAAATAAGTTTAAATCTTTAAGTTTTCTTATAAGAATTATAAGTATTAAATATAGTTTACTAACGTTTCAGGAGTTTTGCTATCTTTATATCTACTCAAGTTTCACTTAAAATTAGACTAACCTGTATCAACCTTTGTGCAGAAAAATTCGTTTTAAAATTTAGCTTAGCGAATAAATTCGCAGCTAAATAACAAAGTCCACCTTCGTGGACTTACAATTAAACTCAGCGGGCAAAGGATATCTTACCACCAAACGTGCCAGCGTACACTTTGTTAGGTAGCTCCGACTTCAGCAGGAGGGTGTCTGCGATTTATATGCATAGTTCTCAAAAATCTTTCCTCATTCAAGGTTCATTGCTTTAGCGGTAAGTTCGTCAACGATGCGATCGGGTAAAAACTTTAGCATCGCTCTAATTCTGGCATCTTGCCCAACAAGATAGCGAGTCTTTGGTCTTTTTGCGGTAAGTGCGTGAACAACAGCTTGAGCAACTTTATCCGGCGAAATTCCTTTTTGTGCAAGAGTTGCTGCGCCAAGGCTAGCTGTTTTCATTGGCTGACCATAAAGTTCATGGGCTGGCTGTGGTAAACTTTGCTGTAAGGTGTCAGCTTGGCTCAAAGATTTTTGCCAAATGGGGGTTGAGATCGCACCAGGTTCAATAATCGCTACCCAGATTCCCCAAGGGCGCAACTCAAGACGTAACGCATCCGTCAAAGCTTCTAGCGCGAATTTAGATGCACTATAAGCACCGAGAAACGGTGTCGCGCTTCTTCCAGTAATCGAACCCATATTCACAATTCGTCCCTTAGCTAATCGTAGTAGCGGCAGAAAAGCTTGAGTAACGGCAAGTTGTCCAGTTACATTAACTTCTAGCTGTTTGCGAAATTCCGTTATTGGGATAAACTCTAACGGTGCGCCAACGGCGATACCTGCGTTGTTGACTAATCCAATTAATCCAGAATTTCCGACGGCGATCGCCACCTTTTGCATAGCGGCGGTAATCGAGTCAAGATCAGTCACATCCAAAAAAATCGGCGTTAACTTTGGCGAGGCTTTCGCTTGCAAAGCTTGCGCATCTGCATTTGTGCGTACACCAGCAAAGACTTGAAACCCTAGTTGATCTAAACGTACAGCACACGCTGCACCAATTCCTGTCGATGCACCTGTGACAACGACTGCACCTTGCGTTATTTGAGTCATCTTATACTGCTGTTGCAAGTTTGCTATTTTGAGCTAATTGTCCGTCTTCCATATGCACAATGCGATCTGCAACATCGAAAATGCGGTTATCGTGAGTTACTAACAAAATTGTTGTTCCTTGTTCTTTCGCTAATTGTTGCATCAACTCCACAACATCGCGTCCTGATTTACTATCTAAAGCCGCAGTCGGTTCATCAGCTAAAACTAATTGAGGACGACTGACTAAAGCGCGGGCGATTGCAACGCGTTGTTTTTGTCCTCCTGATAAATCTTCAGGATAATAATTGAGTCGGTTTCCTAATCCTACAGTTTCCAGGATGGCTGCGGATTTTTCGCGAACTTCTTGATAAGAAATGTTTTCGTGTAACTCAATTGACATTTGCACATTTTGCTGTGCTGTCAAAAACTTTAATAAATTATGCGCCTGAAAAATATATCCAATATGGCGTCGCACTTGTACTAGCTGATTTTTACTCGCACCACACAATTCTCGCCCCAAAACTTGTAAATTACCTTTTTGAGCAGATCTTAACCCACCAATTAAACTCAGTAACGTCGTTTTTCCTGAACCTGATGGTCCTGTCATGATAACAATCTCGCCAGGAAATATTTCTAAATTGATATCAAAGAGTACTTGTTTGCGTAACTGTCCTTGACCAAAATAGTGATTGAGGTTTTTGATATTAATTACAGATTGTTGCATACATTTTCTAGATGTATTTCAGTATGAGTGTAGATGAAGTATTCTTGCCAATTACCAACAGTATTTCCTAGAAAATATCTGCGGGATCGGCAGCGCGAAGTTTTCGCATTGCAATAAGTCCAGAAGCAAGACACATAATGATCGTCAAGCAAAAGACGGAAATTGCTCTTGCCAGTGTCATAAATAGAGGTAAATTTGTTGCACTTCTTGTTAGGCTATAAAGCCCTACAGAAATCATGTAACCAGGAACAAAGCCAATAATTGCGAGAATAATTGCTTCTTGAAAAACGATACCAAGCAAATAGATATCTTTGTATCCCATTGCTTTTAGCGTTGCGTACTCAGCTAAATGATCCGAAACATCGCTGTAGAGAATTTGATAAACAATAACAACGCCAACGACAAATCCGATCGCAGTTCCCAAACTAAAAATAAAGCCAATTGGTGTATTATTAGCCCAATATGTTTTTTCCGTTTCGACAAACTCTTCATGCGTCAATACTTTAACATCATTAGGCAATCCAGCCTTTAAAATAGCTGCAACTTGCTGCGGATTGCTACCAGGTTTCAATGTCACTAAACCTACACTCACTTCGGCGGCTGTACGTTGAGGAAAAATCCGCAAGAAATTCAAGTCACTTGTAATTAAATTCCCATCTGCCGCAAACGAAGCCCCAACATTAAATAAACCATCAATTTCAATCTTGCGATCGCTAAATTCTGTAAATACCAACTGCGCTTGTTTCAGTTGTGCGATCGTCTGCTCGTATTCTCCTCTAGAACCACTATCAAACAAAAACGTATCAGGTAATTTAATGCGATCGAGATTCT
This window contains:
- a CDS encoding FAD-dependent monooxygenase is translated as MTQVVIVGAGPAGATLALLLVKRGIRVTLIEASRNFRRIFRGEGLMPSGLDALEQMELLPILERIPHQPLDAWEIIINKRSLFRVDEPIEPGGKPCTLVSQPALLEALIDAASRYSHFEFIQATAVQDLLWNQRVSGVKLSDGRYINADLVIGTDGRNSIVRQRANLALEQQSHSFDILWFKLADSPRFASENIFYSIVCDRYAFGLFRGSEGDLHLGWTLPKDFPRDWKLVDNWAEIFASASPAWLAEHFRESAATIERPVLLSVVVGRCPRWYQPGVLLLGDAAHPMSPIRAQGINMALRDAIAAANYLVPCLSQGDTAEIDAVLPRIQSQREPEIIKAQRLQSQEAAQAELLENSAILRWGASVFAPLIRIPVKLSWLHRQRELRQGVTPIKLTV
- a CDS encoding magnesium transporter, coding for MLHDPSSTQVEVEALSTTSPLLALLEENNTHQLTELLANQQPAEIARQIAALPSHLQNQIFYLLPRSQAIAVYQLLDSKVQQQLQADFQKHSEYNIIKNLSLEDKKQLFQFLYLQSPHLEVSENQESNYFPSNPFAVTRRRIGWLFVLLITNTITAAVIESQEDVLQKVVVLAIFIPLLLASGGNVSIQAATVVVRGLNSDRATQNRLLPVLGREAIAGILLGAMMGLIVVGEALLLQNNPTVAIVVGVSLFTISIIGTISGATLPFLFQFLGFDPALMSAPLSATIVDVLGILIYLYTARAFLHI
- a CDS encoding manganese efflux pump MntP family protein, coding for MQPTATLILALGLAADAFAVSVASGLKIKNVKVRKALKIAIFFGGFQAIMPLIGWMAGISLRTLLAAISHWVAFSILCLLGAKMIYESCQEDEEKEFNPLCNSTLLALAIGTSIDALAVGLGFALLKDSIFTIITAIGFITFWLTFFGVFIGNKFGNLFHNKIEIVGGGILIAIGSKILIENLMNVTT
- a CDS encoding SDR family oxidoreductase, which codes for MTQITQGAVVVTGASTGIGAACAVRLDQLGFQVFAGVRTNADAQALQAKASPKLTPIFLDVTDLDSITAAMQKVAIAVGNSGLIGLVNNAGIAVGAPLEFIPITEFRKQLEVNVTGQLAVTQAFLPLLRLAKGRIVNMGSITGRSATPFLGAYSASKFALEALTDALRLELRPWGIWVAIIEPGAISTPIWQKSLSQADTLQQSLPQPAHELYGQPMKTASLGAATLAQKGISPDKVAQAVVHALTAKRPKTRYLVGQDARIRAMLKFLPDRIVDELTAKAMNLE
- a CDS encoding DevA family ABC transporter ATP-binding protein; the encoded protein is MQQSVINIKNLNHYFGQGQLRKQVLFDINLEIFPGEIVIMTGPSGSGKTTLLSLIGGLRSAQKGNLQVLGRELCGASKNQLVQVRRHIGYIFQAHNLLKFLTAQQNVQMSIELHENISYQEVREKSAAILETVGLGNRLNYYPEDLSGGQKQRVAIARALVSRPQLVLADEPTAALDSKSGRDVVELMQQLAKEQGTTILLVTHDNRIFDVADRIVHMEDGQLAQNSKLATAV
- the devC gene encoding ABC transporter permease DevC, with amino-acid sequence MKRKTPLAWWQVSRERTRLLIAMAGIAFADMLMFLQMGFQAALYDSNTRMHRSMRADLVLLSPQAQNIVNLSTFPRSRLYQAMSFAGVESAVPLYAETANWKVPQTRLNSAVLVLAFNPEKSVFSLPGVEQNLDRIKLPDTFLFDSGSRGEYEQTIAQLKQAQLVFTEFSDRKIEIDGLFNVGASFAADGNLITSDLNFLRIFPQRTAAEVSVGLVTLKPGSNPQQVAAILKAGLPNDVKVLTHEEFVETEKTYWANNTPIGFIFSLGTAIGFVVGVVIVYQILYSDVSDHLAEYATLKAMGYKDIYLLGIVFQEAIILAIIGFVPGYMISVGLYSLTRSATNLPLFMTLARAISVFCLTIIMCLASGLIAMRKLRAADPADIF